Proteins co-encoded in one Kocuria flava genomic window:
- the ppsA gene encoding phosphoenolpyruvate synthase codes for MADVPRVGGKNASLGELLRALGGRGVRVPGGFATSADAYRAYVAANGIGPRLGELLAAHRSGRAGLRETGAAVRELFLGGAFPEDTAERIRAAYRALGARTGRADPAVAVRSNATAEDLPDASFAGQQETFLDVVGEEALLEACRRCYASLFTDRAITYRELKGFDHLAVALSVGVQEMVRADLGAFGVMFTLDTETGFPDVVVVSAAWGLGETVVQGSVDPDKYVVFKPLLGAAPAPVVERTRGAKLQKMVRDDDAPAAAPRTRLVATTDRERRAFVLDDADVLRLARWAVQVEEHYGRPMDLEWAEDGSTGELFLLQARPETVQARRGRTRFTVHHLEGSGPVLASGAAIGDVIAAGPARVVRSPADVEDFPAGAVLVTGTTDPDWVPVMRRAAAVVTDHGGPTSHAAIVSRELGLPAVVGTGDATAVVADGQELTVSCAEGERGRVYAGTLPFRAEEVDLGSLPRTRTAIMVNVASPDAALRWWRLPADGVGLARMEFVVNSIVQVHPMALVRPERVADEADRRRIAELTEGFEDPGEYFVQTLALGLAKLAAPHHPRPVVVRLSDFKSNEYAHLVGGAAFEQAEENPMLGFRGASRYYDPRYREGFALECRALRRVREHIGFRNVVVMVPFCRTPAEADRVLAEMAAHGLERGREGLKVYMMCEIPSNVVLAEQFAARFDGFSIGSNDLTQLVLGVDRDAEALRALFDERDEAVTRMIAEAIRKAHAAGIPIGICGQGPSDHPDFAEFLVREGIDSISLNPDSFLRTARRIAETGRRLAAGPGSTMDA; via the coding sequence ATGGCCGACGTCCCCCGGGTGGGCGGGAAGAACGCCTCCCTGGGCGAGCTGCTGCGGGCCCTCGGCGGGCGCGGGGTGCGCGTGCCCGGCGGCTTCGCGACCTCCGCGGACGCCTACCGCGCCTACGTGGCCGCCAACGGGATCGGCCCGCGGCTCGGGGAGCTGCTCGCGGCGCACCGGTCCGGGCGGGCCGGCCTGCGCGAGACCGGGGCCGCCGTGCGGGAGCTGTTCCTGGGCGGGGCCTTCCCCGAGGACACGGCCGAGCGGATCCGCGCCGCCTACCGGGCGCTGGGCGCCCGCACCGGGCGGGCCGACCCGGCCGTGGCGGTGCGCAGCAACGCCACGGCCGAGGACCTCCCCGACGCCAGCTTCGCCGGGCAGCAGGAGACGTTCCTGGACGTGGTCGGCGAGGAGGCCCTGCTCGAGGCGTGCCGGCGCTGCTACGCGTCCCTGTTCACCGACCGGGCGATCACCTACCGCGAGCTCAAGGGCTTCGACCACCTGGCGGTGGCCCTGTCCGTGGGGGTCCAGGAGATGGTCCGGGCGGACCTCGGCGCCTTTGGGGTGATGTTCACCCTCGACACCGAGACGGGCTTCCCCGACGTGGTCGTGGTCAGCGCCGCGTGGGGCCTCGGGGAGACCGTGGTGCAGGGCTCCGTGGACCCCGACAAGTACGTCGTGTTCAAGCCCCTGCTGGGGGCCGCCCCCGCGCCGGTGGTCGAGCGCACCCGGGGCGCGAAGCTGCAGAAGATGGTCCGCGACGACGACGCCCCCGCCGCCGCGCCCCGGACCCGGCTCGTGGCCACGACCGACCGGGAGCGCCGGGCGTTCGTGCTCGACGACGCCGACGTGCTGCGCCTGGCCCGCTGGGCGGTGCAGGTCGAGGAGCACTACGGCCGGCCCATGGACCTGGAGTGGGCCGAGGACGGGTCCACCGGCGAGCTGTTCCTGCTGCAGGCCCGCCCGGAGACCGTCCAGGCCCGCCGCGGCAGGACCCGCTTCACCGTCCACCACCTGGAGGGCTCGGGGCCGGTGCTCGCCTCGGGCGCGGCCATCGGCGACGTGATCGCGGCCGGGCCGGCGCGGGTGGTGCGCTCCCCCGCCGACGTCGAGGACTTCCCGGCCGGGGCGGTGCTCGTCACCGGCACGACCGACCCCGACTGGGTGCCCGTGATGCGCCGGGCCGCGGCCGTGGTCACCGACCACGGCGGGCCCACCAGCCACGCGGCGATCGTCAGCCGCGAGCTGGGGCTGCCGGCGGTCGTGGGCACCGGGGACGCCACGGCCGTCGTGGCCGACGGGCAGGAGCTGACCGTCTCGTGCGCGGAGGGCGAGCGCGGGCGGGTCTACGCCGGGACGCTGCCCTTCCGCGCCGAGGAGGTCGACCTCGGGTCGCTGCCGCGCACGCGCACCGCGATCATGGTCAACGTCGCCAGCCCCGACGCCGCCCTGCGCTGGTGGCGGCTGCCGGCCGACGGCGTGGGCCTGGCGCGGATGGAGTTCGTGGTCAACAGCATCGTCCAGGTCCACCCCATGGCCCTGGTCCGCCCCGAGCGGGTCGCCGACGAGGCCGACCGCCGGCGGATCGCCGAGCTGACGGAGGGCTTCGAGGACCCGGGCGAGTACTTCGTGCAGACCCTGGCGCTGGGCCTGGCGAAGCTCGCCGCCCCGCACCACCCCCGGCCGGTGGTCGTGCGGCTGAGCGACTTCAAGTCCAACGAGTACGCGCACCTGGTGGGCGGGGCGGCCTTCGAGCAGGCCGAGGAGAACCCGATGCTGGGCTTCCGCGGGGCCTCGCGCTACTACGACCCCCGGTACCGGGAGGGCTTCGCCCTCGAGTGCCGGGCGCTGCGGCGGGTCCGGGAGCACATCGGCTTCCGCAACGTGGTGGTCATGGTCCCGTTCTGCCGCACCCCCGCCGAGGCGGACCGGGTGCTCGCGGAGATGGCCGCCCACGGCCTCGAGCGCGGCCGGGAGGGGCTGAAGGTCTACATGATGTGCGAGATCCCCTCCAACGTGGTCCTCGCCGAGCAGTTCGCCGCCCGCTTCGACGGCTTCTCGATCGGCTCCAACGACCTCACCCAGCTCGTCCTGGGCGTGGACCGCGACGCCGAGGCCCTGCGGGCCCTGTTCGACGAGCGGGACGAGGCGGTGACCCGCATGATCGCCGAGGCGATCCGCAAGGCCCACGCCGCGGGCATCCCGATCGGGATCTGTGGGCAGGGTCCCAGCGACCACCCGGACTTCGCCGAGTTCCTGGTCCGCGAGGGGATCGACTCGATCTCCCTGAACCCCGACAGCTTCCTGCGCACGGCCCGGCGGATCGCCGAGACCGGACGGCGTCTGGCCGCGGGTCCCGGGAGCACAATGGACGCATGA
- a CDS encoding uracil-xanthine permease family protein: MTSPEPGPPAARLGLRWRLHGDGRTVAPGRVVGPRERLTWPRTATIGAQHVVAMFGATFLVPLITGFPPSTTLFFSGLGTMLFLLVTAGRVPSYLGSSFAFIAPITASTAQFGPGGALGGVVMAGAALFLLGLLVQAAGTGWLQRLMPPLVTGTIVALIGFNLAPSAKDNFMAAPVTALVTLGSIVLISVLLRGLPGRLSILLGVLIGYVTAVLRGEVDFSGLGAVWQEQGLVGLPPFQAPEFHLPLLGLFVPVVLVLVAENIGHVKSVALMTGDDLDPWIGRAIMSDGLATVVAGSGGGSGTTTYAENIGVMAATRVYSTAAYWVAALVAILLSVFPVVGAAVATVPAGVLGGAATVLYGMIGMLGVRIWVQNRVDFSNPVNLTTAAVAMIIGIADYTWEAFGLQFAGIALGTAATLVVYHVMAGLARRRGTVGTDPLAPDTTRLPSPLG, translated from the coding sequence ATGACCTCCCCCGAGCCCGGACCCCCCGCCGCCCGCCTGGGCCTGCGCTGGCGCCTGCACGGTGACGGCCGCACGGTCGCCCCCGGCCGGGTCGTCGGCCCCCGCGAGCGCCTCACCTGGCCGCGGACCGCGACGATCGGCGCCCAGCACGTGGTCGCCATGTTCGGGGCCACGTTCCTCGTCCCGCTGATCACCGGCTTCCCGCCGTCCACGACCCTGTTCTTCTCCGGTCTCGGGACGATGCTGTTCCTGCTGGTCACCGCCGGGCGGGTGCCGTCCTACCTCGGGTCCTCCTTCGCGTTCATCGCCCCCATCACCGCCTCGACCGCGCAGTTCGGCCCCGGCGGGGCGCTCGGGGGCGTGGTGATGGCCGGCGCGGCCCTGTTCCTGCTCGGGCTGCTCGTGCAGGCCGCCGGCACCGGCTGGCTGCAGCGGCTCATGCCGCCGCTGGTCACCGGCACCATCGTGGCGCTGATCGGCTTCAACCTCGCGCCCTCGGCCAAGGACAACTTCATGGCCGCGCCGGTCACCGCGCTCGTCACGCTCGGGTCCATCGTCCTGATCTCGGTGCTCCTGCGCGGGCTGCCCGGGCGGCTGTCCATCCTGCTCGGCGTGCTCATCGGCTACGTCACCGCGGTGCTGCGCGGCGAGGTCGACTTCTCCGGGCTCGGGGCCGTGTGGCAGGAGCAGGGCCTGGTCGGGCTGCCCCCGTTCCAGGCCCCCGAGTTCCACCTGCCCCTGCTGGGGCTGTTCGTGCCGGTGGTGCTCGTGCTGGTCGCCGAGAACATCGGGCACGTGAAGTCCGTGGCGCTGATGACCGGCGACGACCTCGACCCCTGGATCGGGCGGGCCATCATGTCCGACGGCCTCGCCACGGTCGTCGCCGGCTCCGGCGGCGGCTCGGGCACCACCACCTACGCCGAGAACATCGGGGTGATGGCCGCGACCCGCGTCTACTCCACGGCCGCGTACTGGGTGGCGGCCCTCGTGGCGATCCTGCTCAGCGTCTTCCCCGTGGTCGGGGCCGCGGTGGCCACCGTGCCCGCCGGGGTGCTGGGCGGGGCGGCCACGGTGCTCTACGGCATGATCGGCATGCTCGGGGTGCGGATCTGGGTGCAGAACCGCGTGGACTTCTCCAACCCCGTGAACCTCACCACCGCCGCCGTGGCGATGATCATCGGCATCGCCGACTACACGTGGGAGGCCTTCGGGCTGCAGTTCGCCGGCATCGCCCTGGGCACGGCCGCGACCCTCGTGGTCTACCACGTGATGGCGGGCCTGGCCCGCCGCCGCGGCACCGTGGGCACCGATCCGCTGGCCCCCGACACCACCCGGCTGCCCTCGCCCCTCGGCTGA
- a CDS encoding iron-containing redox enzyme family protein, whose translation MRRPQPRGPLGEQLLTLLADPPEDAGARGRAEELAAAAAAALARAGDLLADDDVQLSLFVLHALHYLGVEGVDERWELEPGIVRAREVLGTALEEHLRAQVPGHDVPATPQAVADALFALAADDDGPGLARFLSGRAGPDQAREFLQLKSLYQLMEADPHTWAIPRLRGRAKAALVEIQADEYGGGDPRRMHSGMFAAGMREAGLDDAYGAAADRVPAVWLAGINAVSVFGLHRRLRGAIVGHLAMYEITSSDPSRFLARGFRRLGLPAAAAYYDEHVVADAAHEQIAARDMAGGLVVADPAAAADVFFGARSVLHLDALAARQALGCWEAGRSALRPVPGAPAGDRVAELVR comes from the coding sequence ATGCGCCGACCACAGCCGCGGGGACCGCTCGGTGAGCAGCTGCTCACGCTGCTCGCGGACCCACCGGAGGACGCCGGGGCCCGGGGGCGGGCGGAGGAGCTCGCGGCGGCGGCCGCGGCCGCGCTCGCCCGCGCCGGGGACCTCCTGGCGGACGACGACGTCCAGCTGTCCCTGTTCGTGCTGCACGCGCTGCACTACCTCGGGGTCGAGGGCGTCGACGAGCGCTGGGAGCTCGAGCCCGGGATCGTGCGGGCGCGGGAGGTCCTCGGCACCGCGCTCGAGGAGCACCTGCGGGCGCAGGTCCCCGGCCACGACGTGCCGGCCACCCCGCAGGCCGTCGCCGACGCCCTGTTCGCCCTGGCGGCCGACGACGACGGACCGGGCCTCGCCCGTTTCCTCTCCGGGCGCGCCGGTCCCGACCAGGCCCGGGAGTTCCTGCAGCTGAAGTCCCTCTACCAGCTGATGGAGGCGGACCCGCACACCTGGGCGATCCCGCGGCTGCGCGGCCGGGCCAAGGCCGCGCTCGTGGAGATCCAGGCCGACGAGTACGGCGGCGGGGACCCCCGGCGGATGCACTCGGGGATGTTCGCGGCGGGGATGCGCGAGGCCGGCCTCGACGACGCCTACGGGGCCGCGGCGGACCGGGTGCCGGCCGTGTGGCTGGCGGGGATCAACGCGGTCTCCGTGTTCGGGCTGCACCGGCGGCTGCGCGGGGCGATCGTGGGGCACCTGGCCATGTACGAGATCACGTCCTCGGACCCCTCCCGCTTCCTGGCCCGCGGCTTCCGCCGGCTGGGCCTGCCGGCCGCGGCCGCGTACTACGACGAGCACGTCGTCGCGGACGCCGCCCACGAGCAGATCGCGGCCCGGGACATGGCCGGCGGGCTCGTGGTGGCGGACCCGGCGGCGGCCGCGGACGTGTTCTTCGGCGCCCGCAGCGTGCTGCACCTCGACGCCCTCGCGGCCCGGCAGGCCCTCGGGTGCTGGGAGGCGGGGCGCTCGGCGCTGCGCCCGGTGCCCGGCGCGCCGGCCGGGGACCGCGTCGCGGAGCTCGTGCGGTGA
- a CDS encoding CDGSH iron-sulfur domain-containing protein, which produces MSGAPREDPGREPEPVTITVCPDGPLLVRGSYELLDGEDRPLDPGRATVALCRCGASAIKPFCDGSHKRARFRAR; this is translated from the coding sequence GTGAGCGGGGCGCCCCGGGAGGATCCGGGCCGGGAGCCCGAGCCGGTGACGATCACGGTGTGCCCCGACGGCCCGCTGCTCGTGCGCGGGTCCTACGAGCTGCTCGACGGCGAGGACCGCCCGCTCGACCCCGGCCGGGCCACGGTGGCGCTGTGCCGGTGCGGGGCCTCGGCGATCAAGCCGTTCTGCGACGGCTCGCACAAGCGCGCCCGGTTCCGCGCCCGCTGA
- the pgm gene encoding phosphoglucomutase (alpha-D-glucose-1,6-bisphosphate-dependent): MSNRAGTLAQPSDLVDLGRLLDAYADVVPDPADPAQRVAFGTSGHRGSSLKASFNDRHIAAITQAIVEYRAGQGIAGPLFMGRDTHALSGPAQDTALEVLAANEVTVLLDARGGYVPTPALSHAILTHNASRAEGMADGIVITPSHNPPSDGGFKYNPPHGGPADTDATEWIAQRANEFLGNGMRGVRRVPLEQARRAAGTGSYDFLEEYVRTLPEVVDLDVVRDSGLHIGADPMGSASVAYWQAIAERFGLNMTVVNPEVDPQWAFMTLDWDEKIRMDCSSPSAMASLIGSRDAYDIATGNDADTDRHGIVTPDAGLMNPNHYLAVAVDYLFRHRTEWSPEAGVGKTLVSSSIIDRVAASLGRPLVEVPVGFKWFVPGLLDGSIGFGGEESAGASFLRRDGSAWSTDKDGIILALLASEITARTGSTPSQRYAELTREFGDPVYRRIDAPATREQKAALKELSPAQVETDELAGERITAKLTNAPGNGAAIGGLKVTTKNAWFAARPSGTEDVYKIYAESFLGEEHLRQVQQEAKALVDAVIS, translated from the coding sequence ATGAGCAACCGTGCGGGCACCCTCGCCCAACCCAGTGACCTCGTCGACCTCGGCCGCCTGCTCGACGCCTACGCGGACGTCGTCCCGGACCCGGCGGACCCGGCCCAGCGGGTGGCGTTCGGGACCTCCGGCCACCGCGGCTCGTCCCTGAAGGCGTCCTTCAACGACCGGCACATCGCCGCGATCACCCAGGCGATCGTCGAGTACCGCGCCGGCCAGGGCATCGCGGGCCCGCTGTTCATGGGCCGGGACACCCATGCGCTCTCCGGCCCGGCGCAGGACACGGCCCTCGAGGTGCTGGCGGCCAACGAGGTCACCGTGCTGCTGGACGCCCGGGGCGGCTACGTGCCGACCCCGGCGCTGTCCCACGCGATCCTCACGCACAACGCCTCCCGCGCCGAGGGCATGGCCGACGGCATCGTGATCACGCCCTCGCACAACCCGCCCTCCGACGGCGGCTTCAAGTACAACCCGCCCCACGGCGGGCCGGCCGACACGGACGCCACCGAGTGGATCGCGCAGCGGGCCAACGAGTTCCTCGGGAACGGGATGCGCGGGGTCCGCCGGGTCCCCCTCGAGCAGGCCCGCCGCGCCGCCGGCACGGGCAGCTACGACTTCCTGGAGGAGTACGTGCGCACCCTGCCCGAGGTCGTGGACCTCGACGTGGTCCGGGACTCCGGGCTGCACATCGGCGCGGACCCCATGGGCTCCGCCTCGGTCGCCTACTGGCAGGCGATCGCCGAGCGCTTCGGGCTGAACATGACGGTCGTCAACCCCGAGGTCGACCCGCAGTGGGCCTTCATGACCCTCGACTGGGACGAGAAGATCCGCATGGACTGCTCCTCCCCCTCGGCGATGGCCTCGCTGATCGGCAGCCGGGACGCCTACGACATCGCCACGGGCAACGACGCCGACACCGACCGGCACGGGATCGTCACTCCCGACGCCGGGCTGATGAACCCCAACCACTACCTGGCCGTGGCCGTCGACTACCTGTTCCGCCACCGCACGGAGTGGTCCCCGGAGGCCGGGGTCGGCAAGACCCTCGTCTCCTCCTCGATCATCGACCGGGTCGCCGCCTCCCTGGGCCGGCCCCTCGTCGAGGTGCCCGTGGGCTTCAAGTGGTTCGTGCCCGGGCTGCTCGACGGCTCGATCGGCTTCGGCGGCGAGGAGTCCGCCGGCGCCTCGTTCCTGCGCCGCGACGGCTCGGCGTGGTCCACCGACAAGGACGGGATCATCCTGGCGCTGCTCGCCTCGGAGATCACCGCCCGCACCGGCTCGACCCCGTCCCAGCGCTACGCGGAGCTCACCCGCGAGTTCGGCGACCCGGTCTACCGGCGCATCGACGCCCCCGCCACGCGCGAGCAGAAGGCCGCGCTCAAGGAGCTCTCCCCCGCCCAGGTCGAGACGGACGAGCTGGCCGGGGAACGGATCACCGCGAAGCTGACCAACGCCCCGGGCAACGGCGCGGCGATCGGCGGGCTGAAGGTCACCACGAAGAACGCGTGGTTCGCGGCCCGTCCCTCCGGCACCGAGGACGTCTACAAGATCTACGCCGAGTCCTTCCTGGGCGAGGAGCACCTGCGACAGGTGCAGCAGGAGGCCAAGGCGCTGGTCGACGCGGTCATCTCCTGA
- a CDS encoding amidase, with product MTGIEDLTAVGLRDALARREVSAVEAAEHFLARVREDDGALGAFVHVAADAALDRARALDALPAGAPRGALHGLPLAVKDLHDVAGMPTTHGSAALTGPDGGAPVAAEDDDLVRVLRGSGAVLLGKTQVPEFGLNCYSENLVAPPARNPWDLSTGAGGSSGGQAAAVAAGMLPVAPGSDGGGSIRIPAAACGLVGLKPNRGRVPTADAQSDAAQLVVNGPIARTAEDAALLLDVLCAPVPGPAHGNRVRRAVAAAPESSFLAAVRRTRRGDPPWGTRPLRIGVSTASPFDAVDEITVAPEARAALAAGIARLRAAGHEVEEAELAYDPGYGAAFFDVWTTAMGTAPLDEEAAGRLTGLAAAFRERALGRSAVALARAVAVLRRIEQEVVQAYGAWDMVLTPALALTPRPLGWYWEGHDLADPSGADQDYRRQCRYTPWTSLINVVGLPAVTVPTLWTPAPGTGAVVPMGVQLVGRPSAEADLLGVAAQLEDLGPVPGAPAAGPPRRRAPAS from the coding sequence GTGACCGGGATCGAGGACCTCACCGCCGTCGGGCTGCGCGACGCCCTGGCACGGCGGGAGGTGAGCGCCGTGGAGGCGGCCGAGCACTTCCTGGCCCGCGTGCGGGAGGACGACGGGGCGCTCGGGGCGTTCGTGCACGTCGCCGCGGACGCCGCCCTCGACCGGGCCCGGGCGCTGGACGCGCTGCCGGCCGGCGCCCCGCGCGGGGCCCTGCACGGACTCCCGCTCGCGGTGAAGGACCTGCACGACGTCGCGGGCATGCCCACGACCCACGGCTCCGCGGCCCTGACCGGGCCGGATGGCGGGGCGCCGGTCGCGGCGGAGGACGACGACCTCGTACGGGTGCTGCGCGGGTCCGGCGCCGTGCTGCTCGGCAAGACGCAGGTGCCGGAGTTCGGCCTGAACTGCTACTCGGAGAACCTCGTGGCCCCGCCCGCGCGCAATCCCTGGGACCTCTCGACCGGGGCCGGCGGCTCCTCCGGCGGGCAGGCGGCGGCCGTCGCCGCCGGCATGCTGCCCGTGGCGCCGGGCTCCGACGGCGGCGGCTCGATCCGGATCCCGGCGGCGGCGTGCGGGCTCGTGGGCCTCAAGCCCAACCGGGGGCGGGTGCCCACCGCGGACGCGCAGTCGGACGCCGCCCAGCTCGTGGTCAACGGCCCGATCGCCCGCACCGCCGAGGACGCCGCCCTGCTGCTCGACGTGCTGTGCGCCCCGGTCCCCGGGCCCGCCCACGGCAACCGGGTGCGCCGGGCCGTGGCCGCCGCTCCCGAGAGCTCCTTCCTGGCCGCCGTGCGCCGCACCCGCCGCGGCGACCCGCCCTGGGGGACGCGCCCGCTGCGGATCGGGGTGTCCACGGCCTCGCCCTTCGACGCCGTGGACGAGATCACCGTGGCGCCCGAGGCCCGCGCGGCCCTCGCGGCGGGCATCGCACGGCTGCGGGCGGCCGGCCACGAGGTCGAGGAGGCCGAGCTGGCCTACGACCCCGGCTACGGCGCCGCGTTCTTCGACGTGTGGACGACGGCGATGGGCACCGCGCCCCTGGACGAGGAGGCCGCCGGCCGGCTCACCGGGCTGGCCGCGGCCTTCCGCGAGCGCGCCCTGGGCCGCTCGGCCGTGGCGCTGGCCCGGGCGGTGGCGGTCCTGCGGCGGATCGAGCAGGAGGTGGTGCAGGCCTACGGGGCGTGGGACATGGTGCTCACCCCGGCCCTGGCCCTGACCCCGCGCCCGCTGGGCTGGTACTGGGAGGGCCACGACCTCGCGGACCCCTCGGGCGCCGACCAGGACTACCGCCGGCAGTGCCGGTACACGCCCTGGACGTCCCTGATCAATGTGGTGGGGCTGCCCGCGGTGACGGTCCCGACGCTGTGGACCCCCGCTCCGGGCACCGGCGCGGTCGTGCCGATGGGCGTGCAGCTCGTCGGGCGGCCCAGCGCCGAGGCGGACCTGCTCGGCGTCGCCGCCCAGCTCGAGGACCTCGGCCCGGTGCCCGGTGCCCCGGCGGCGGGACCGCCGCGGCGCCGGGCACCGGCCAGCTGA
- the gabT gene encoding 4-aminobutyrate--2-oxoglutarate transaminase → MSETLPEIQYRLEQVRRVAGPLPGPRSQELAARRQRAVAAGVASSVPAWAADADGGIVADVDGNQLVDLGSGIAVTSVGASAPAVVARVQEAVAHFTHTCFMVTPYEGYVAVAEKLAELTPGDFPKRTALFNSGSEAVENAVKIARPHTRRQAVVVFDHAYHGRTNMTLAMTAKVQPYKQGFGPFAGEVYRVPVSYPFRDPEGMSGAEAARRALLQVEKQVGAENVAAVVIEPIQGEGGFIVPAEGFLPALSAWCTEHGAVFVADEVQAGVARTGEWFAVDHEGVVPDLITVAKGVAGGMPLSGVVGRAEIMDSVHPGGLGGTYGGNPVACAAALGALETIEEWDLRGRARRIEQIVREELEPLAAQTGIVGELRGRGAMMALELVLPGGTEPHPEAARAVAAACLEQGVITLTCGTYGNIVRLLPPLVIGEELLRDGLRVLADAVRRAAQ, encoded by the coding sequence ATGTCCGAGACCCTCCCCGAGATCCAGTACCGGCTCGAGCAGGTCCGCCGTGTCGCCGGGCCGCTGCCCGGCCCCCGCTCCCAGGAGCTCGCCGCCCGCCGGCAGCGGGCCGTGGCCGCCGGCGTCGCCTCCTCCGTGCCCGCCTGGGCGGCCGACGCCGACGGCGGGATCGTCGCCGACGTCGACGGCAACCAGCTGGTCGACCTCGGCTCCGGCATCGCCGTGACCTCGGTGGGCGCCTCCGCCCCCGCCGTGGTCGCCCGGGTCCAGGAGGCCGTGGCGCACTTCACCCACACCTGCTTCATGGTCACCCCCTACGAGGGCTACGTGGCCGTGGCCGAGAAGCTCGCCGAGCTGACCCCCGGCGACTTCCCGAAGCGGACGGCCCTGTTCAACTCCGGCTCCGAGGCGGTGGAGAACGCCGTGAAGATCGCCCGGCCGCACACCCGCCGCCAGGCCGTCGTCGTCTTCGACCACGCCTACCACGGCCGCACGAACATGACCCTCGCGATGACCGCCAAGGTCCAGCCGTACAAGCAGGGCTTCGGGCCCTTCGCGGGCGAGGTCTACCGCGTGCCCGTCTCCTACCCCTTCCGCGACCCCGAGGGCATGAGCGGCGCCGAGGCCGCCCGCCGGGCCCTGCTGCAGGTCGAGAAGCAGGTCGGCGCCGAGAACGTGGCCGCCGTGGTGATCGAGCCGATCCAGGGCGAGGGCGGCTTCATCGTCCCCGCCGAGGGCTTCCTGCCCGCGCTCTCGGCGTGGTGCACGGAGCACGGAGCGGTCTTCGTCGCCGATGAGGTCCAGGCCGGCGTGGCCCGCACGGGCGAGTGGTTCGCCGTGGACCACGAGGGCGTCGTGCCCGACCTGATCACCGTGGCCAAGGGCGTCGCCGGCGGCATGCCCCTGTCCGGGGTCGTCGGCCGCGCCGAGATCATGGACTCCGTGCACCCCGGCGGCCTCGGCGGCACCTACGGCGGCAACCCCGTCGCCTGCGCCGCGGCCCTCGGCGCGCTCGAGACCATCGAGGAGTGGGACCTGCGCGGGCGGGCCCGCCGGATCGAGCAGATCGTGCGCGAGGAGCTCGAGCCCCTCGCCGCGCAGACCGGGATCGTCGGCGAGCTGCGCGGCCGCGGGGCCATGATGGCCCTCGAGCTCGTGCTCCCCGGCGGCACCGAACCGCACCCGGAGGCCGCACGGGCGGTCGCCGCCGCGTGCCTGGAGCAGGGTGTCATCACCCTGACCTGCGGCACCTACGGCAACATCGTGCGGCTGCTGCCGCCGCTGGTGATCGGCGAGGAGCTCCTGCGCGACGGCCTGCGGGTGCTCGCGGACGCCGTCCGGCGCGCCGCGCAGTAG